The following are encoded together in the Hyalangium minutum genome:
- a CDS encoding FtsQ-type POTRA domain-containing protein, translated as MRTANVKNTHGFVRPTEGTLLALFIASLLFMPRSSRAETPEEETPAAETNAEETPAEETPVAAAPATQSLERIEVTGNTRTHPDVILRALGVKEGDPVSLEDVPELQRRLLNLRLFSEANVALQPGASGVVLQVGVEERWTLLPVPFFTSSQGRTQAGLFLVETNLFGRQKMLVAGGTYSNRGSNGFALYRDPGVGDSNWTLSFSTFLGATDRERVPEETVLDSYRDNRYEANALLGYQLTRELNVSGGLFGRILRPKARDGFATEPPPAREAYGVTAVADYQGQTFRFFFNEGLAARLQVDMGLDFTGSAPYRRVQAMATYTHAVMSDHTLSLTGQFELSHGHTLLDAILLGGRTGSRGFVQGGLWAEEAATVTAEYQLPFWKLSWGVLTANAFVDAGVVGWQGDSLTYATPGVGMRLYLRNVALPALGIDVTRGPTTHDVTVSVAAGARL; from the coding sequence ATGCGTACGGCGAACGTCAAGAACACGCACGGTTTCGTTCGCCCCACGGAGGGTACGCTCCTCGCGCTCTTCATCGCCTCCCTCCTCTTCATGCCCCGGTCCTCCCGCGCCGAGACGCCGGAGGAGGAGACGCCAGCGGCGGAGACGAATGCGGAGGAGACACCGGCAGAGGAAACACCGGTGGCTGCAGCGCCCGCGACGCAGTCCCTCGAGCGCATCGAGGTGACGGGCAACACGCGCACACACCCGGACGTCATCCTGCGCGCGCTGGGCGTGAAGGAAGGCGATCCCGTCTCGCTCGAGGATGTGCCCGAGCTGCAGCGCCGCCTCCTCAACCTGCGCCTCTTCTCGGAGGCCAACGTGGCGCTGCAGCCGGGCGCCTCCGGCGTGGTGCTGCAGGTGGGGGTGGAAGAGCGATGGACCCTCCTGCCCGTGCCCTTCTTCACCAGCTCCCAGGGCCGCACGCAGGCGGGCCTCTTCCTGGTGGAGACCAACTTGTTCGGCCGCCAGAAGATGCTGGTCGCGGGCGGCACCTACTCCAACCGTGGCAGCAACGGTTTCGCGCTCTACCGTGACCCAGGCGTCGGAGACAGCAACTGGACGCTGTCCTTCTCCACCTTCCTCGGTGCGACGGATCGGGAGAGAGTGCCCGAGGAAACCGTGCTCGACAGCTACCGGGACAATCGCTACGAGGCGAACGCGCTGCTGGGCTACCAGCTGACGCGCGAACTGAACGTGTCCGGTGGCCTCTTCGGCCGGATCCTGCGCCCCAAGGCTCGGGACGGCTTCGCCACGGAGCCGCCGCCCGCCCGCGAGGCGTACGGCGTCACGGCGGTGGCCGACTACCAGGGCCAGACGTTCCGCTTCTTCTTCAACGAGGGACTGGCCGCGCGGCTGCAGGTGGACATGGGGCTGGACTTCACAGGCTCCGCGCCATACCGGCGGGTGCAGGCGATGGCCACCTATACGCACGCGGTGATGAGTGACCACACCCTGAGCCTCACGGGTCAATTCGAGCTCTCCCATGGCCACACGCTCCTCGACGCCATCCTTCTCGGCGGGCGCACGGGGAGCCGAGGCTTCGTGCAGGGAGGGCTGTGGGCCGAGGAAGCCGCCACCGTCACGGCCGAGTACCAGCTTCCCTTCTGGAAGCTGAGCTGGGGCGTCCTCACCGCCAACGCCTTCGTGGATGCGGGTGTGGTGGGCTGGCAGGGAGACTCGCTGACGTACGCGACCCCGGGCGTGGGCATGCGCCTCTACCTGCGCAACGTCGCCCTCCCCGCCCTGGGCATCGACGTGACACGCGGGCCCACCACCCATGACGTGACGGTCAGCGTCGCGGCCGGAGCCCGCCTGTGA
- a CDS encoding TolC family protein, with the protein MSTLSLIAGLLLSQAPAQLPPRPPTDAPVATPAPASDPAPRLPVLTLEQALQQADRQSPDLEVARARLAQADTLSAQAWSAYLPQLTAQGGYTRNSAEANLTLPTSYIVRDVGAPTGPANDPSRPVGPDNPPGSATHFVAVGADYQSVPIQKKDQLGGSLSLRQGLFIPEGYVAIRNAYLGEKQAELSVKDARRAILFGVTRAYLGAASLREVLAVQEQLLEVRRGFERDAQTRFSVGDVPKLAVLRATLDRAQAEQELVRSRNAYANAKSALAALLARPVDFDVQTPEEQKAAEQQATEDAARAEAHALEARLDVAAARVGVDLARGQRRSVAARYLPNLAATGNYNLSNAGGFTGQTSSWNVGLGLSWTLFDGGLREAQLREASGRIAEANGSLRAAEEKARDEVRRARNGLETAEKNLSTAQEQVAVAREGAQQVKRSFELGAATYLEVSDTNSALSQAELAAVAESLNLRLARLELERSVGDFDPAPAAPETESVR; encoded by the coding sequence ATGAGCACCCTCTCCCTCATCGCCGGGCTGCTGCTCTCGCAGGCCCCGGCCCAGCTCCCTCCGCGTCCTCCCACCGACGCACCCGTTGCCACCCCCGCTCCGGCCTCGGATCCCGCACCTCGGCTCCCCGTCCTCACCCTGGAGCAGGCGCTGCAGCAGGCAGACCGCCAGAGCCCCGATCTCGAGGTGGCGCGCGCGCGGCTGGCCCAGGCTGACACGTTGTCAGCTCAGGCCTGGTCCGCGTATCTGCCGCAGCTCACCGCCCAGGGCGGCTACACCCGTAACTCGGCCGAAGCGAACCTGACGCTGCCCACGAGCTACATCGTGCGAGACGTGGGCGCGCCCACGGGCCCCGCGAATGACCCGAGCCGTCCGGTAGGCCCGGACAACCCACCCGGCAGCGCCACCCACTTCGTGGCCGTCGGGGCCGACTACCAGTCCGTCCCCATCCAGAAGAAGGATCAGCTGGGCGGCAGCCTCTCGCTGCGCCAGGGCCTCTTCATCCCCGAGGGTTACGTCGCCATCCGCAACGCCTATCTCGGGGAAAAGCAGGCCGAGCTCAGCGTGAAGGACGCGCGGCGCGCTATCCTCTTCGGCGTGACGCGCGCCTATCTCGGAGCCGCCTCGCTGCGCGAGGTGCTGGCTGTGCAGGAGCAACTGCTGGAGGTGCGGCGGGGCTTCGAGCGCGATGCCCAGACGCGCTTCTCCGTGGGCGATGTGCCGAAGCTCGCGGTGCTGCGCGCCACGCTCGACCGCGCGCAAGCCGAGCAGGAGCTCGTGCGCAGCCGCAACGCGTACGCCAACGCGAAGAGCGCGCTCGCGGCGCTCCTGGCCCGGCCCGTGGACTTCGACGTGCAGACGCCCGAGGAACAGAAAGCAGCGGAGCAGCAGGCCACGGAGGATGCCGCTCGCGCCGAGGCGCATGCCCTGGAGGCACGGCTGGACGTGGCCGCCGCGCGCGTAGGGGTGGACCTCGCACGGGGGCAGCGCCGCTCCGTCGCCGCGCGCTACCTGCCGAACCTTGCCGCCACGGGCAACTACAACCTGAGCAACGCGGGCGGCTTCACCGGCCAGACGAGCAGCTGGAACGTGGGCCTGGGCCTGTCGTGGACGCTCTTCGACGGCGGCCTGCGCGAGGCGCAGCTGCGTGAGGCCTCCGGGCGCATCGCCGAGGCAAATGGCTCGCTGCGCGCCGCAGAGGAGAAGGCGCGCGACGAGGTGCGCCGCGCTCGCAACGGCCTGGAGACGGCGGAGAAAAACCTCTCCACGGCCCAGGAGCAGGTGGCCGTGGCACGCGAGGGTGCGCAGCAGGTGAAGCGCAGCTTCGAGCTGGGCGCCGCGACCTACCTCGAGGTGTCGGATACCAACTCGGCCCTCTCGCAGGCAGAGCTGGCGGCCGTCGCCGAGTCACTCAACTTGCGCCTGGCCCGGCTCGAGCTGGAGCGCTCGGTGGGCGATTTCGACCCCGCCCCGGCCGCCCCTGAGACAGAATCGGTGCGCTGA
- a CDS encoding siderophore-interacting protein, whose protein sequence is MPSATAAIQGLIGRLFFRDATVTRVEDIGRSFRRLVLSGPALREVSWTPGDKLQIFLPGIGSRTYTPLRWDSSTGETELLAYLHGDGPGTQWAKTVSAGAAIQVFGPRGSLVVGGTPPAVVFGDETSLALARANGVPGRTVLEVTSPGETQAALDALSFSGVTLVARQSNDAHREALVDAVVQALQAHPGAPLVLSGRAAAIQGVRQGLKARKVEFAAVKAKAYWAPGKVGLD, encoded by the coding sequence ATGCCTTCCGCCACTGCCGCCATTCAGGGCCTCATCGGCCGCCTTTTCTTCCGAGACGCCACGGTCACTCGCGTAGAAGATATTGGCCGTAGCTTCCGCCGGCTGGTGCTCTCGGGGCCTGCTTTGCGTGAAGTGAGCTGGACCCCTGGAGACAAGCTTCAGATCTTCCTGCCAGGGATTGGCTCGAGGACCTACACGCCGTTGCGTTGGGACTCGAGCACGGGCGAGACCGAGCTGCTCGCGTATCTGCACGGCGATGGGCCCGGCACGCAGTGGGCGAAGACGGTCAGCGCCGGAGCGGCGATCCAGGTCTTCGGGCCTCGAGGCTCGCTGGTCGTCGGTGGTACTCCCCCGGCCGTGGTCTTCGGTGACGAGACGAGCCTGGCGCTGGCCCGGGCCAATGGCGTGCCCGGACGGACCGTCCTCGAAGTCACCAGCCCCGGCGAGACTCAAGCGGCACTCGACGCCCTGAGCTTCAGCGGCGTGACGCTGGTCGCCCGGCAGTCGAACGATGCCCACCGCGAGGCGCTGGTCGACGCGGTCGTCCAGGCACTCCAGGCACACCCCGGGGCTCCCCTTGTTCTCTCAGGCCGCGCGGCCGCCATCCAGGGCGTGCGACAGGGGCTCAAGGCCCGGAAGGTGGAGTTCGCGGCCGTCAAAGCCAAGGCGTACTGGGCGCCGGGGAAGGTGGGGTTGGACTGA
- a CDS encoding patatin-like phospholipase family protein, with the protein MKRLGLKRRKPHGGGHRRAVLAAVLLVTGVAQAGAAGPSTPTASPHASTHALTVSGGVSLGAYEAGFLAYATAAARVHGVEHVGLLTGTSAGSLNVLLAVLSACGEAAPGPTQSIFWETWIPVGFDRLFVPEDVTPLGAFSRGWLKAQASRIEEAWNHGLTPSCDVVLGVSATRVEPRLMHAAGGRLALPRIEEKFALRIQGRGWGRPPRVTNYTALGSARREPLLVTDGQGEVAFAQVRDLIFASMAFPVAFAPQPLATCEAGATARPGVCLPTEASLANYVDGGIFDNTPLRLAVGLARDGLAPALDGGPSRWRDVPEPGARRSPTDVAFTFVDPYATEYPSSPSPQLPSEVGPLTQLLGGVVSAFVNTARAKELALLLEEEPEIAQHLALQRRHFPAASAPLAAFFGFFETGFRSFDFYLGMYDARRMLEEADAAGLWRFEVPAEVGAGWEPFACMRAVYDGQPGAEAACAGESLADFRVLLQVSLDRLYTVCSAAGATPGPRDWRNARCERAASGEVPPRVPGLAPGRWPDWRQGAHETELEHVMRLLGAYGFHFRDLGAPPRRADLALLRIRQALGRAVQRLAEAQPGESAGAVQFAGKLAADSVAYAPPLTVVHLTMGPTLTEVGLSSGSESSEIPQGLRLTGALGLRGLQRVFSSGGGEPFAVAAVAGPEFRPLALQSPLAQARFALRGGWQFSTRGSASAEDCASEGVSACSRTVVQGLLGVTLLERLRVQLVGEWYPPFEGHKGLWSIAPGIGVEFSP; encoded by the coding sequence GTGAAGCGCCTGGGCCTGAAGAGGCGGAAGCCGCACGGTGGTGGGCACCGCCGCGCCGTGCTCGCAGCGGTCCTCCTCGTCACGGGCGTGGCTCAGGCCGGTGCCGCCGGGCCGTCGACGCCTACGGCGAGTCCCCATGCGTCCACCCACGCCCTCACCGTCAGCGGAGGGGTGTCGCTGGGCGCCTACGAGGCGGGCTTCCTCGCGTACGCCACCGCCGCCGCGCGCGTACACGGAGTGGAGCACGTCGGGCTGCTGACGGGCACCTCGGCCGGCAGCCTCAATGTGCTGCTGGCCGTGCTCTCCGCGTGCGGCGAGGCGGCGCCTGGGCCCACCCAGTCGATCTTCTGGGAGACGTGGATTCCCGTCGGCTTCGACCGCCTCTTCGTCCCCGAGGACGTGACGCCCTTGGGCGCCTTCTCTCGCGGCTGGCTCAAGGCCCAAGCGAGCCGCATCGAGGAGGCGTGGAACCACGGCCTCACCCCAAGCTGCGACGTGGTGCTGGGCGTGTCCGCCACCCGCGTGGAGCCGCGCCTCATGCACGCGGCGGGCGGGCGTCTGGCGCTGCCGCGCATCGAGGAGAAGTTCGCCCTGCGCATCCAGGGCCGCGGGTGGGGGCGGCCGCCGCGCGTGACGAACTACACGGCCCTGGGCAGTGCGCGCCGCGAACCGTTGCTCGTCACAGACGGACAGGGAGAGGTGGCCTTCGCGCAGGTGCGCGATCTCATCTTCGCGTCGATGGCCTTCCCGGTGGCCTTCGCCCCCCAGCCGCTCGCCACGTGCGAGGCAGGCGCGACAGCCCGCCCCGGCGTGTGCCTGCCCACCGAGGCGAGCTTGGCGAACTACGTCGACGGCGGCATCTTCGACAACACGCCCCTCCGGCTCGCCGTGGGGCTGGCGCGCGACGGGCTGGCGCCTGCGCTGGACGGCGGCCCCTCGCGCTGGCGCGACGTGCCCGAGCCTGGAGCGCGGCGCTCCCCGACGGATGTCGCCTTCACCTTCGTGGACCCCTACGCCACCGAGTACCCATCCTCGCCCAGCCCCCAGCTCCCCAGCGAGGTGGGCCCGCTGACGCAGCTGCTCGGCGGAGTGGTGTCGGCCTTCGTGAACACAGCGCGCGCCAAGGAGCTTGCCCTCCTCCTCGAGGAAGAACCGGAGATTGCACAGCACCTGGCCCTGCAGCGCCGGCACTTCCCCGCCGCGAGCGCCCCTCTGGCCGCCTTCTTCGGCTTCTTCGAGACGGGCTTTCGCAGCTTCGACTTCTACCTGGGCATGTACGACGCGCGGCGCATGCTGGAGGAGGCGGACGCGGCGGGGCTCTGGCGTTTCGAGGTGCCCGCGGAGGTTGGCGCGGGCTGGGAGCCCTTCGCCTGCATGCGTGCGGTGTATGACGGACAGCCGGGAGCCGAGGCGGCCTGCGCGGGAGAGAGCTTGGCGGACTTCCGCGTGCTGCTCCAGGTGTCGCTCGACCGGCTCTACACTGTGTGCAGCGCTGCGGGTGCCACACCCGGCCCGCGAGACTGGCGCAACGCGCGCTGCGAGCGTGCGGCGTCAGGCGAGGTTCCGCCACGCGTGCCCGGGCTTGCGCCAGGTCGATGGCCGGACTGGCGGCAGGGAGCGCACGAGACGGAGCTGGAGCACGTGATGCGGCTGCTGGGCGCCTATGGCTTCCACTTCCGCGATCTCGGGGCGCCACCGAGGCGTGCGGACCTGGCGCTCCTGCGCATTCGGCAGGCGCTTGGGCGCGCCGTGCAGCGGCTCGCCGAGGCGCAGCCAGGAGAGAGCGCCGGAGCCGTGCAGTTCGCCGGAAAGCTCGCCGCCGATAGCGTGGCGTATGCGCCCCCGCTCACCGTGGTGCACCTAACGATGGGCCCCACCCTCACCGAGGTGGGCTTGAGCTCCGGGAGCGAATCCTCGGAGATTCCCCAGGGGCTTCGGCTCACCGGCGCGCTTGGCCTGCGCGGGCTGCAGCGGGTGTTCTCCTCGGGCGGTGGCGAGCCCTTCGCGGTGGCCGCGGTCGCGGGCCCCGAGTTCCGTCCCCTGGCACTTCAGAGTCCGCTCGCACAGGCGCGCTTCGCACTGCGCGGCGGCTGGCAGTTCAGCACGAGGGGCTCCGCGAGCGCCGAGGACTGCGCCTCCGAGGGCGTGAGTGCGTGCTCACGGACGGTAGTCCAGGGGCTCCTCGGGGTGACGCTCTTGGAGCGCCTCCGCGTGCAGCTCGTGGGCGAGTGGTACCCGCCTTTCGAGGGGCACAAGGGACTGTGGTCCATCGCTCCGGGCATCGGCGTGGAGTTCAGCCCATGA
- a CDS encoding LacI family DNA-binding transcriptional regulator, translating to MTGISRDGSEASIKDVARKARVSIASVSRVMNGHANVSAETRERVLAAVRSLHYVPHSGARSLITQRTNVVGVLFPDLHGEFFSELIRGIDAVARRRRLQLLLSSTHGDAAELAVAIRTMRGRVDGLLVMSPHVDAALLDKNLPSALPIVLINSPLNDARRSTLTIDSYRGARAMVSHLVGRGHRRIAHVAGPTLNFDAQERLRGYLDEMASSLQRVAPQVLPGDFSEKSGYLAGRRLAAQPDRPDAVFAANDVIAVGCMVALREAGLRVPDHIAVAGFDDIPLASLVSPALTTVRVQIAELGRAALEQLLLSIESPARTRPVSRALLPEVVVRESCGSEKPPKRRSRRQAARSP from the coding sequence ATGACCGGAATCTCGCGAGATGGCTCGGAGGCCAGCATCAAGGACGTGGCTCGCAAGGCCCGCGTCTCCATCGCGTCGGTGTCACGCGTCATGAATGGCCACGCCAACGTGAGCGCAGAGACGCGTGAGCGCGTGCTGGCGGCGGTGCGTTCCCTTCACTACGTGCCGCACAGCGGGGCGCGCAGTCTGATCACCCAGCGGACGAACGTCGTCGGCGTCCTGTTCCCCGATCTGCACGGCGAGTTCTTCTCCGAGCTCATTCGTGGCATCGATGCCGTGGCGCGCCGGCGGCGCCTGCAGCTCTTGCTGTCGAGCACGCACGGTGATGCGGCGGAGCTCGCCGTCGCGATCCGCACCATGCGAGGCAGGGTGGACGGGCTCCTCGTCATGTCGCCGCACGTCGATGCCGCGCTCCTGGACAAGAACCTGCCCAGCGCCCTGCCGATAGTGCTCATCAACAGCCCGCTGAATGACGCCCGGCGCTCGACGCTGACCATCGACAGCTACCGCGGGGCACGCGCCATGGTCAGTCATCTGGTCGGGCGCGGTCACCGGCGGATAGCGCACGTGGCGGGGCCCACGCTCAACTTCGACGCCCAGGAGCGTCTGCGCGGCTATCTCGATGAGATGGCGTCCTCTCTGCAGCGGGTAGCACCGCAGGTCCTGCCGGGAGACTTCAGCGAGAAGTCAGGCTACCTCGCCGGGCGACGCCTGGCCGCTCAACCCGACCGCCCCGACGCGGTCTTTGCCGCCAACGACGTGATCGCGGTCGGCTGCATGGTCGCCCTCCGAGAGGCGGGCTTGCGCGTCCCCGACCACATCGCCGTGGCTGGGTTCGATGACATCCCGCTCGCCTCGCTGGTCAGCCCCGCGCTGACCACGGTGCGCGTGCAAATCGCGGAGCTCGGCCGAGCCGCGCTGGAGCAGCTCCTGCTCAGCATCGAGAGCCCGGCGCGAACGCGGCCGGTGTCACGCGCTCTGTTGCCCGAGGTTGTGGTTCGCGAGTCCTGCGGCTCCGAGAAGCCGCCCAAACGACGCTCCCGGCGTCAAGCAGCGAGGTCTCCATGA
- a CDS encoding TonB-dependent receptor: MKSSRKLSSITSRMWSVLGVILWLTAAPALAQKTTATIRVDLSSASGTTRGTTVLAVNRNSGFAAKGVARADGSHLLTGLEPGEYVITVTQPDGKEVYRMVTLQVGQTVDLDINLAEEVALDLGQSETIVVQGKTRESSTAEVATNVSREEIENLPQNNRNFLNFATLAPGVRVSNDEFKKNFSSGALEANNTNVFVDGVSLKNNVGEGGLVGQDSSRGNPFPQLAVSGFRVVSQNYKAEYEQAGGAIISAITRSGGNDFHGDVFLSFQNEALVARDYFAVQRGELERPELLRSQFGAALGGPILKDKLHFFATYEGNVQNRANQVTIGNPTEENLSRFGEFQGSFKSPFREHLGFAKLTWRPADNQTVDLSASLRTETDIRSFGGIVSVESAENVRNNVLTAAARHQLRLGSLTNEATFQFLHSRFNPIAANPGVVGQDYEGVIRLGGRDTSQDIGQQAFTLRDDVTFANFEWAGQHVVKTGAQVSLQQYQIERTLYGNPLFRFRNDAANGLSYDFPAEASYGIGDPRVTSNNTQLGVYLQDDWEIAKRLTLNVGVRWDVESNPLNNHYVTPEDVRAAVEELAGIVAETNGPDFFPVENYLTNGKQRPVFLGAVQPRLGVAFDVMNNGRTVLFAGAGRYYDRTLFNTGVDERLRLQYQVRTFRFSADGSPRNGQPTIAWRPEYQSREGLDSLIESGVAPAPEIFLLENDTKPQFSDQFSAGVRQQIGPANTSLTLTHIRSKNGIGFYPANRRSTGNRDFIPTPGGFGNVLISVDDRTSVYSSVQVSAEKSYSSELSKWGIEWGASLTYTFGIARERGTNFNFDYPTVKDSPVTPTTTDERHRLVLSGIVGLPLQFKLSTLITLGSGLPYTISDASKGFGPTEFVLSRNGGRAEDFIQFSQVDVRLAKDFTIAEGRRINVFAESFNLFNSKNFGGYDGFIPPEAEPANPKFGQPSSLVGPPRSFQFGMGYSF, from the coding sequence ATGAAATCGTCAAGGAAGCTGAGCAGCATCACCAGCCGTATGTGGAGCGTGCTGGGAGTCATCCTGTGGCTCACGGCCGCGCCGGCGCTCGCGCAGAAAACGACGGCGACCATCCGGGTCGACCTCAGCTCGGCCAGCGGGACGACCCGCGGGACGACGGTGCTCGCGGTGAACAGAAACAGCGGCTTCGCAGCGAAAGGGGTCGCGCGCGCGGACGGCTCTCATCTCCTGACCGGCCTGGAGCCCGGCGAGTACGTGATCACCGTGACCCAGCCCGACGGCAAGGAGGTGTACCGGATGGTCACCCTGCAGGTCGGCCAGACCGTGGACCTGGACATCAACCTCGCGGAGGAGGTGGCGCTCGATCTGGGTCAGAGCGAGACCATCGTCGTCCAAGGGAAGACCCGCGAGAGCTCGACGGCCGAGGTCGCCACCAACGTCAGCCGCGAAGAGATCGAGAACCTGCCCCAGAACAACCGCAACTTCCTCAACTTCGCGACGCTGGCGCCCGGCGTTCGCGTCTCCAACGACGAGTTCAAAAAGAACTTCTCGTCAGGCGCTCTCGAGGCGAACAACACCAACGTGTTCGTGGATGGCGTGAGCCTCAAGAACAACGTCGGTGAAGGCGGGTTGGTCGGTCAGGACTCGAGCCGCGGAAACCCCTTCCCTCAGCTCGCGGTCAGCGGGTTCCGCGTGGTCAGCCAGAACTACAAGGCCGAGTACGAGCAGGCCGGCGGCGCGATCATCTCCGCGATCACGCGCTCGGGTGGTAACGACTTCCACGGCGATGTCTTCCTCTCCTTTCAGAACGAGGCCCTGGTGGCCCGGGATTACTTCGCCGTGCAGCGCGGCGAGCTGGAGCGGCCCGAGCTGTTGCGCTCTCAGTTCGGGGCGGCACTCGGTGGCCCCATCCTGAAGGACAAGCTGCACTTCTTCGCGACCTATGAAGGCAACGTGCAGAATCGTGCGAACCAGGTGACGATAGGGAATCCGACGGAGGAGAACCTGAGCCGGTTCGGCGAGTTCCAGGGCAGCTTCAAGAGCCCCTTCCGCGAACACCTCGGCTTCGCGAAGCTGACCTGGAGGCCGGCTGACAACCAGACCGTGGATCTCAGCGCCAGCCTCAGGACGGAGACCGACATCCGCAGCTTCGGCGGCATCGTGAGTGTCGAGAGCGCCGAGAACGTGCGAAACAACGTGCTCACCGCCGCTGCCAGGCATCAGCTGAGGTTGGGCTCGCTGACGAACGAGGCCACGTTCCAGTTCCTCCATTCGCGGTTCAACCCGATCGCCGCGAACCCCGGCGTGGTGGGGCAGGACTACGAGGGCGTCATTCGGCTCGGCGGCCGCGACACCAGCCAGGACATCGGCCAGCAGGCGTTCACGCTGCGCGATGATGTGACGTTCGCGAACTTCGAGTGGGCCGGCCAGCATGTGGTGAAGACTGGCGCCCAGGTCTCCCTCCAACAGTACCAAATCGAGCGCACGCTCTATGGGAACCCCCTGTTCCGCTTCAGGAATGACGCAGCCAACGGCCTCAGCTATGACTTTCCGGCTGAAGCCTCCTATGGCATCGGCGACCCGAGGGTGACCTCCAACAATACGCAGTTGGGCGTGTACCTCCAGGACGACTGGGAGATCGCAAAGAGGCTGACCCTGAACGTGGGCGTCCGGTGGGATGTCGAGAGCAACCCGCTGAACAACCACTACGTGACTCCCGAAGATGTCCGTGCGGCGGTCGAGGAGCTCGCTGGCATCGTCGCAGAGACGAATGGGCCTGACTTCTTTCCGGTCGAGAACTACCTGACCAACGGTAAGCAGCGCCCCGTCTTTCTGGGCGCGGTGCAGCCGCGGCTCGGCGTGGCCTTCGACGTGATGAACAACGGGCGCACGGTTCTCTTCGCCGGCGCTGGGCGCTACTACGATCGCACGCTGTTCAACACCGGAGTGGACGAGCGGCTTCGTCTTCAATACCAGGTCCGCACGTTCCGGTTCTCGGCGGACGGCTCACCCCGCAATGGTCAGCCGACCATCGCCTGGCGGCCCGAGTACCAGAGCCGGGAGGGGCTTGATTCGCTGATCGAGAGCGGCGTGGCACCCGCCCCGGAGATCTTCCTGCTGGAGAACGACACCAAGCCGCAGTTCAGCGACCAGTTCAGCGCCGGCGTCCGGCAACAGATAGGACCGGCCAACACCTCGTTGACGCTCACGCACATTCGCAGCAAGAACGGCATCGGCTTCTACCCCGCCAACCGCAGGTCGACGGGCAACCGCGACTTCATCCCCACGCCGGGCGGCTTCGGCAACGTCCTCATCTCGGTCGACGATCGAACCTCCGTCTACAGCAGTGTGCAGGTCTCGGCGGAGAAGTCCTACTCGAGCGAGCTCTCGAAGTGGGGCATTGAGTGGGGCGCGTCCCTGACCTACACCTTTGGCATTGCCCGGGAGCGCGGGACGAACTTCAACTTCGACTACCCGACCGTCAAAGACAGCCCTGTCACGCCCACCACTACCGATGAACGCCACCGCCTCGTTCTCTCCGGCATCGTGGGGCTGCCGCTGCAGTTCAAGCTGTCCACGCTGATCACGCTCGGCTCCGGCCTGCCCTACACCATCTCCGATGCATCCAAGGGCTTCGGGCCCACCGAGTTCGTGCTCAGCCGCAATGGAGGCCGGGCGGAGGACTTCATCCAGTTCAGCCAGGTGGATGTCCGGCTGGCGAAGGACTTCACGATCGCCGAGGGCCGTCGGATCAACGTCTTCGCCGAGAGCTTCAACCTCTTCAACTCCAAGAACTTCGGTGGATACGATGGATTCATTCCGCCAGAGGCAGAGCCTGCGAACCCGAAGTTCGGTCAGCCCTCGTCCCTGGTCGGTCCGCCGCGCAGCTTCCAGTTCGGGATGGGCTACAGCTTCTAA